CCACCACGGCTGAAACGCTTTTGTCACCACGCTTCCGTGCGCGTTCTCTAATATAGTGAAGGTCTCTGGGGATCACACACGTATAAATCTTGTCAGTGAAGGTTTCCACTTCATGCCGGAGAGCGTTTTTCGAAAGTTTCTGCTCGATCAGCTTCAAGGTATGAGCAGCCAGCAAACCCTGCCCTGAAAAAATCTGTTTGCTATCAATGACTCGCATGGAAAACTTCCCGTCCCGACCAGCCGCCTGGCGGGCCTTCTCATAGTTGGCCATAACGCTGTTCATGGCCTCCGTGGCGTTCTGATAAATCAGACTGCGGCTACGAGTTACCGTTTCACAAATGGCGACATCGAACTGGGTAACGATCTTCTCAATGAAAAGGTCATGGATTTTATCGGCGGTGTAGGCGCGAGTCTCTGCCTGATGGCCCTTTTGCAGTAGCCCTTGCTGATAGAACTCCTGGGTTCTGACCGGGTCGTGCTCGTCGATATAGGTTTCACCGTCAATCATGGCGGTCACGGGGAGGATGAAAAGATCGTGCTTGCGGCTGAACTCATAGGGTAGATCACACGCAGAATCGACGATCAAACCAACTCGCATGGTGGGGCCTCCAGCTGCGGGACATTCCGCAGGGGGAACGCCCTTTATTTCATTGTTTTTTTAGGCAGCCAGTCTTACACAACCTGGTCAGAATTTCAGCACTTCACCGTCAACCGGCCTGAGAAACGGATTCCAGTTCCTTGAGGTTTTCCTCCAGCAACCGGCGATTGTCATGCTGCCACGGATGAAATCCCTCCCGGAAATAGGCGAAGAATTCCGGTAGGCACTTACGTATCACACCAGGCTTACCCCACAGAAAGTTCAGCCCACCAAGCCAGGTTCGAAGGCTCCACAGTTTTCCGTCAGTCTTGAGCAGACTGCAGGTATTGAGAAAGGTGTACTTGAAGAAATTCCAGCTGACAAACAGGAAAACAACCCGGCGCAGTCGTTCATTGCCTACGCATTCCCGGTAAACATCGAAAGCAACGGACTTGTGTTCGGTTTCCTCAATGGCATGCCAGCGCCAGAGTCGTGCCATGTCGGGCGTGGCACCTGACATCCACTCGGGGTGACGCAAAATGGCATTGGCCAACACAGCCGTGTAATGCTCCGCCCCGCAGGTACCCGCAAGCTGGCGACTGGGCGGCAGGTTGGCTACCCACTTCATGTGTTTAACAAACCTCCGGTCGATCGCGTCGATGTCGTAGCCTCGGGCCTTCAATGCCTCGTTATAGTGCTTGTGCTCGCGACTGTGGAGGGCTTCCTGGCCAATAAAACCGCGTATTTCCTCTCTCAGTTTGGGGTCTTCAATCCGGTCACGATATAGGCGCACGGCATTGATGAACTGCTGCTCGCCGTCGGGAAACTGCAACGACAGCGCATTGAAAAAAGCGGTCCTGAAGGCATTGTTGCCATGCCAAAAAGTCTTGAGGTCCTCTTTGACATCAAACCTTATGTGCCGTGGCTGTACGGACACACCTTCGGGTGTTGAGCTGATGGTCATGACTGCCTCCTGTCTCTGTCGAATTGTTGTTTTAGCTTGCGAACAGCGGACAAAACATCATCTATTGGGTCAGTTTAATCCCGAATTCAGGACGGACGGAAGGCTTTGGCAAGAAAAATCGGACAAATTGTCACGAAATGACAACCTGTCATTCCGCTCAGCAGCAATAAAAAAGGGAGGCATTTCGCCTCCCAAGGACACACAAGGGGAAACTGCCTTCAACCAGAGAGCTGAGGCAGCGTGTCAGAAAATCAGCCCAGCTCTTTGGCCTGATCCCGCAGTACAAACTTCTGGATCTTACCAGTAGAGGTTTTGGGCAGTTCCGAGAACACGACCGTCCGGGGCACCTTGAAGCGGGCCAGGCGCTCACGACAGAAATTGATGATGTCCTCTTCGCTGACATCACCCGCCTCCGGTTTCAGAGTCACAAAGGCGCAGGGTGTTTCTCCCCACTTTTCATCCGGCCGGGCAACCACGGCCGCTTCCAGCACCGCGGGATGGCGGTAGAGAGCATCTTCCACCTCGATGGTTGAAATGTTCTCGCCGCCGGAGATGATAATGTCCTTCAGGCGGTCCTTGATCTCCAGATAACCGTCTTCGTGCCAGACCGCCAGGTCGCCGGTGTGGAACCAGCCGCCACGGAACGCTTCTTCGGTCGCGGTCGGGTTCTTCAGATAGCCCTTCATGGTGGTATTGCCGCGGAGGAAAATCTCTCCGATAGTCTTGCCATCTTTTGGCACCGGCTCCATTGAGTTGGGATCACCCACCATAGTGCCTGCCAGGGTATGGTAACGGACGCCCTGGCGAGCCTTGATGCGAGCACGATCCTCAAGAGGCAGCTTGTCCCACTCAGACTTCCAGGCACAAACCGTAACCGGGCCGTAAACTTCGGTGAGCCCATAGGTATGGGTTACCTTGAGGCCCATTTTTTCGATGGCATCGATCACCTGCGCAGGCGGCGCTGCACCAGCGGTCATGGATTTGACTTCGTGATCAATGCCGGCTTTGGCAGATTCGGGTACATTGAGCAGCGCGTTCAGAACAATGGGCGCGCCGCACATATGCGTAACCTGATGATCACGAATGAGCTGCAATATCTTCTCGGGATCGACACGGCGCAGGCAGACATGAATGCCCGCCATCGCGGTGATGGTCCAGGGGAAACACCAGCCATTGCAGTGGAACATGGGCAACGTCCACAGGTAGACCGGATGCATGTCCATCGACCATACCGCCTGATTGCCCAGAGCATTCAGATAAGCGCCGCGGTGATGGTAGACCACGCCTTTGGGGTTGCCGGTGGTGCCGGAGGTATAATTCAGGGAAATGGCATCCCACTCGTTATCCGGAAATCCCCACTCAAAGCCGGGATCACCTTCCTGCAGGAACGCCTCATAATCCAGGTCACTGACCTGAACGCCCTCGCCATACTCGGGATCATCAACATCGATAATTAACGGTTTGTGTGCCAGGTGCCGAACGGCATCCTTAACAACCTGCCCGAACTCCCGGTCAGCAATGACCACTTTCGCCTCACCGTGCTCCAACATGAACGCGATCGCGTCAGCGTCCAGCCGAACATTCAGGGTGTTCAGCACTGCGCCAATCATCGGCACGCCAAAATGACTTTCCACCATGGCGGGAATATTGGGGAGCATAACGGCGACCGTATCGCCACGGCCGATTCCGCGCCCTTTCAAAGCAGAGGCGAGGCGTCGGCAACGCTCGTAGGTTTCTCCCCAGGTGTACCGGATAGCACCATGCACGACCGACGGATATTCCGGGTAAACACTTGCGGTGCGTTCGATGAAATCAATCGGGGATTGAACGGCGTAGTTGGCATCGACGGGCTCCAGGCCCTGATCAAAAATCGAGGTCATTGCGTGGTCCTCTGTGAGCGCTGTTGTTCTTATGGCCTATTTCAGGAGAATCGCTAAAGCAGTTATAATTTCTGCTGGCCGGGATAGTATTTAATAGTGGCATTACTAGAAACTATACCAACGTATTATAGTGGATATGCTATAACTTATTTTCATGATGGACTCTCCCTCTCCTACCGTATTTAGTTTGCCAGACGCAGACCCGCAACCCGGGATCGTGCTGGACTCTGCCGCCCGGGTACTTGAGGCCAACCGCGCGGCCCGGGATTTGTGCCGAATCGCCTCAGTGGCGGATGTTGGCGACCTGCTACCGGTAAATTCAGTAGCGCTCGTCCGGTCGGCCCTGGATCAAAGCCGTGCTATCGAGGCCGTTGAATCCAGCATCTCGACAAGGATATTGCTTTGGACGTTCATTCCTGATCACGTTAGCGGCCAGGTTCTGGTGCGGGCAAGAGACGCCACAAGCGACGTGCGCATGCAGCAAGACGCTACCCGTTCGAACCGGCTCTATCGGCTCATTACCGAAAACACCACAGACCTGATTTCCCGTCACGCCCCGGATGGCACATTCATTGACGCCACCCCGGCCTCCTGGCGGCTTTTGGGTTACTGGCCCGAGGAATTACGGGGGAAGCCGCTGGAAGACATTTTTCAGGGCAACTCGGTAGCCCAGCAACTGATGGAGACACGCAACCGGCTTCGGGATAATGGTTACGCCACCATGACGGTTGAGATCGTGCATCGGGATAGCAGCAAACGCTGGTTCGAAATTTCCAGTCGTGCCATACGGGAGACCTATACCGGGGCGGTGATAGAAGTAATCAGCGTAACCCGGGACATCACCGCCCGCGTTGAGTCCGAAAAAAGTAACCGCCGATTGGCGGATGAGCTGGCCCATGCTGCCCGCCTGGCCACCATGGGTGAACTGGCTTCCAGCATCGCCCATGAGATGAACCAACCTCTGGCGACTATTGTGAACTTCGCCAGCGCCAGCCAGCGTTATCTGAAAAACGCACGCTCTAATCCCGACTGTCTTGAACGTGTCGATGATGGCCTGCACAAGATTGTTCATCATGCCAATCGCGCCTCGGAAGTCATCAAACGCTTGCGGGCCTTCCTGCGTAAGGGTCAAAAGCGTACAGCACCCATTTCCCTGAACGACCTGGTGACCAATGTCTCCCATCTCTGCCAGTGGGAGGCCGAAAAAAACGGAGTTCAGATCACCGAAAAACTGGCCGGCTGCGCACCCATTATTACCGCCGATCCGGTATTGCTGGAGCAGGTCCTGATCAACCTGATTCGTAACGGCATTGAAGCCAATGTCGAATCCCGGGAAGGCAGGAATGACAACAAACCGTCCACAATCGTCATCAGAACCTGCGTGACCGAAGCCCGGGAAACCCTGATTGAGGTCACCGACGAAGGGCCCGGGCTGGATGACCAGGGTATTCGCCAGATGTTCCAGCCGTTCTACACCAGCAAGCCGCAGGGGCTTGGACTCGGGCTGTCCATGAGCCGGTCAATTATCGAGGGATTCGGCGGTTTTCTTGACGCCTGCCCGGCCCGCGAGGGTGGCTTGTCCCTGATCTGTCGCTTTCCCGCCACCTTCTGCAACAAAAACAAAGCCGCCAAGCCAACGGAGACAGACCCAAATGACTGATCACCCCGCCCCGGAAACCACGACGGTATACGTTGTCGACGACGACGCAGGCATGCTGGAATCCACTCAGTGGCTGTTGGAATCTGTCGGCCTGCAGGTAAAGGCGTACAGTGACGGCCGTAAATTTCTGGACGCAATCACCGGGAGAAACCTGGGCTGTGTGGTTCTGGATGTCCGGATGCCGGGCCTGGGCGGGCTCAACGTTCAGGAAGAACTGCAGAAGCGGGGGCTGAACCTGCCCATTATTTTTGTATCCGGCCATGCGGATGTGCCGATTGTCGTTCGAGCGTTCAAGTCTGGCGCCTTCGACTTCATCGAGAAGCCCTTCAACGAGCAGCTATTGCTGGACAGTGTGCAACAGGCACTGCAGGAACATCATCAGATCAAAGGCCAGCAGCAAGGGAACGTTGAGACCGAAAATCTGTTAGGCACCCTTACCCGCCGTGAGCGGGATGTTTTCCTGCCACTGGCGCAGGGGTTCACCAGCCGCGAAATCGCCGACCAGCTCGATGTAAGCGTGAAAACAATCGACCTCTACCGGGCACGGGTGATGAAACGGCTTGGTGCAGAGCGTTTGCCGGACGTGACAGGCATGGCCGTCGCCGCCGGCCTGCTGGACCCGCTCAATTTGCGCAATGAACCCTAGAAACTAGTCCGCAGCGCCCTGAACTTCATGGGCCAGGGCGCCCAGCCGGGCGACCGCCTGCTCAATGCGCTCGGTCCACGGGTTGGCACTGTTAAGCCTCAGACAGTTGTCGTACTTATCGGTGGTGGAAAACATCAGACCGGGTGCGACATTGATGTTCTCAGCCCGCGCCCGTTGAAACACTTCCGTGCCCGAAACCCCATCCGGCAACTGCACCCAGAGCACAAAACCTCCCTGTGGCCTGCTGACAGCGGTATGCTCTGGAAAAGCACGGGCAACTGCAGCACGCATTCGCTCCGAACACTCCCGGTAATGCTGCCTGGCAGACCGAAGGTAACGATCATAGCTGCCCTGCTCGAGAAAATGCGCTACCGCCAGTTGGGGGATGGAAGAGGTAGCCAGGTTCACAAAATATTTGTGTTGCCGGGCACCCGCCATATAACGGCCCGGCACCATCCAGCCTAACCGAAGGCCGGGTGAAATGGTCTTCGAGAACGAGCTGCAATAAATCACATTATCCGTCCGGTCAAAAGCCTTGGCCGGCCTCGGGCGATCACCGGTGTGGTTCAAATCGCCGTAAATATCGTCTTCAATCAAGGGCACGGCCGCAGCCGCCAGCATGGAGACCAGCTGTTTCTTGCGCTCATCGGGCATCCGGGCGCCCATGGGGTTACTGTGATTGGTAACCACAACGCAGGCCTTCAGGGGCCACTGCTCAAGGGCCATCTGCAAACCGTCAAGGCTCAACCCTTCCGAAGGGTGCGTGGGGATTTCAATCACCCGAAGCCCGACCACTTCCAGCGCCTGCAGGATGCCGGGGAACGAGGGAGACTCAACGGCAACAATGTCACCGGGTTGGGTAACCGCCCGAAGAGCCAGAATAATGGCTTCCTGGGCTCCGTTCGTCGCCAGCACATCGTCCGGTGTAATCGGCACACCCAGTGTTGCCATTCGCTGGGCAATCTGGCGCCGAAAGGACTCTTTACCCGGGAAAGCATAATCCAGCGTCTCCAGGCCTCGCCGGGCAGCCCAGAGCGTGCTTTTCTGAATCTGGCGAAGGGGCAGGTAGTCCGGATGAGGAATGGCTGTCGCCAGAGGCACCATGCGCTTCTTTTCATCAGCGCAAAGGTCCAGGGTCATCTCTCGGGCGGTCACAGGCACCGGGCGCGTCCGGTGCTTCTGCATAACCGGCTCCGGGGCATCCAGTGCCGGCAAACGGACAAAGTATCCCTTGCGCTCCCGCGCCTCCAGATAACCACGTCCCTCGAGGGTCTGGTGCGCCTGCAATACCGTAGAAATACTCACACCGTACTGCCGGCTGAGCATTCGCACGCCCGGCAACCTGTCCCCGTCCCGGTATACGCCTTCCTTGATCAGCGCCTGAAGCTGATCCGCCACCTGATTGTACAGAACCCCCATGGTCCACCTCACTCACACGCCGTTATTGCCCGATGGCCTCATTGCATCAGATTCAAGGCCTGTCGAATCAGTACAGTTTGCCGGGAATCTGACCAGTACAGATATCCGTTAATATAGCCTGTACCGGTTCAAAACAGGATTATCTGAATCTGTTATGGCTGTCCGTAGTGTCTCAGAATATCGTCATGAATAAACGCCGCCCGGGCTTTATTCTGATCACGTGAACAAGGAGCAGAAAACATGACACACACCATCTACCAGGTAGACGCTTTCACTGACCGCCTCTTCGGCGGCAATCCCGCTGCCGTTATGCCTCTTCAGGAATGGCTGCCGGATGAGACGCTGCTGGCACTGGCCGGTGAGAACAACCTCTCCGAGACGGCTTTTTTCCTGCCATTGTCCAACGACGATGACACCGATTTTCACATTCGCTGGTTTACGCCCGGTGTTGAGGTGCGACTGTGCGGTCACGCCACCCTTGCCACGGCCTGGGTGATCTTCAACAAACTGGGCTGGAAGAAAGACAGCGTTCGTTTCCAGTCGAAGAGTGGCCCCCTGGGCGTCGAACAGCACAACGAAGGCTGGCTGGCTCTTGACTTCCCCAACCTCGCCTTTGAGCAACGGGAAACGCCTTCGATCCTGCGAGAAGCCCTGTCCGGCGTGCCGGATACCGCGTTTTTTGTGCCAAGTGACACCAATTACATGGTCGTGCTGGATAGCGAAGCGGCCGTGCGCGCTGCGCAACCGGATTTGCGCACGCTCACGAAACTCGGAAACCAGGGACTGATTGTGACGGCCAAAGGGGACCAATGCGACTTCGTCAGCCGATACTTTGCCCCGGGTGCAGGTATCGATGAAGATCCGGTCACCGGCTCCATCCACAGCGTATTGGTACCCTATTGGGCTGACGTCCTGGGCAAAACAGGAATGCATGCCCGTCAGGTCTCGGAACGGGGCGGTGAACTCCGATGCGAGTTGAAGGGAGATCGCGTATCCATAGCCGGCCAGGCAGCATTCTTCATGGAAGGGAAGGTTCAGCTTTAAGCTACCTGGTTACACGATGGCAATGTCGATCGGTGATAGATTCGCAGCGCGCCGGAGTATAACTACATCCACATCCCGAGAAGGAGCCCGAAACATGACCGAAACCAAGGCATTTGCAGCACAATCCCCAACCTCTGGCATGGCCCCTCACGGAATCAGCAGGCGATCTTTACGCAGAGACGACGTTGCCATTGAAATCGACTACTGCGGTGTCTGCCATACCGACATTCATTTCGCCCAGAACGATTGGGGCGTCACTCAATACCCGGTTGTCCCCGGCCATGAAATCGTCGGTCGCGTCACAGCCGTGGGTCCCAACGTCCAGAACTATCGGGAAGGCGATGTGGTTGGCGTTGGCTGCATGGTTGACTCATGCCGTGCCTGTTCTGCCTGTGAGGCCGGACTTGAGCAATACTGCTCAGAGGGCATGACAGGCACCTACAATGGCAAGGATCGTCACGACCATTCCGTGACCTTTGGCGGCTACTCGGAGCGTGTCGTCGTCAGTGAGCGGTTCGTGGTCCGGATTCCCGAGAAGCTGGACATCAAAGCAGCCGCACCCTTACTGTGCGCCGGCATCACCACGTACTCCCCGCTGCGTCACTACGGCGTAAAAGCCGGCCACAAAGTCGGCGTTATCGGCATGGGCGGGCTTGGTCACATGGGCGTCAAATTTGCCAAGGCACTCGGTGCCGAGGTCACCATATTCACCCGATCAGAAAGCAAAGTATCTGAAGCCAAAAAACAGGGTGCCGATCACGTTGTGATCTCCACTGACGAAGATCAGATGGCCGCAGCGGCGGAGACGTTGGACTTCATGCTGGATACGGTGCCGGTACAGCATGACCTGAATCCGTACCTTAACTGCCTGACCTACGATGGCACTCACATCATCGTCGGGTTGCTTGAACCGATTGAACCGGCCTTGGAGGCAGGGGCTCTGGTATTCAAGCGACGGGTCCTGGCTGGCTCCCTTATTGGTGGCATGCCAGAAACCCAGGAAGTTCTGGATTTCTGCGCCGAACATGACATCAGCTGTGATGTGGAAATGCTCGATATCCACAACATCAACGACGCTTATGAACGGATGAAAAAAGGTGATGTGAAGTATCGGTTTGTTATTGATATGGCAACACTGAAAAACAGCTAGCAGTATCCCGTATAATACCCGCACATTTATCAAGTGCGGGTATTCATGGGTTCGGACTACGACGTAATTATTATCGGTGCAGGGGCAGCAGGCCTGATGTGTGCCGCCACGGCAGGTTACCGGGGCCGCAAGGTCCTGGTTATCGACCATGCCAACAAACCGGGCAAGAAAATCCTGATGTCCGGTGGGGGCCGCTGCAATTTCACAAACCTGAACAGCAACCCGACCAATTTCCTGTCCGACAACCCGCATTACTGCATTTCCGCACTCAAGCGTTACACCCCCCAGGACTTTCTGGAACTGGTGGAACGACATGGCGTGGAGCATGAGGAAAAAGCGGCGGGGCAGTTGTTCTGCAAAAACAGCGCAAAAGACATTTTGAATGTCCTGCTTACCGAATGTGAATGGGCCGGCGCCGACATCAGGCTTAAAACCTCGGTATCCCGCGTACAAAGCACCGATACCGGTTATAAACTGGCTACCAACGCTGGCACCCTCACCTGCGAATCCCTGATCGTTGCCTGTGGCGGGCTCTCTATTCCTACCATGGGCGCCACCGGCTTCGGCTACGATATAGCGAGGCAGTTCGGGCTTGAGCTTCTACCCACAAGAGCCGGTCTGGTGCCATTCACCCTGCAGCCGGAACTGAAGGAACAGCTCTCGCCCTTGTCTGGCGTAAGCTGCCCAGTCGATGTCACCTGCCACAACCAGCATTTTCGGGAGCCCATGCTGGTGACCCACCGAGGACTGAGTGGCCCATCAATGTTGCAGATCTCCAGTTACTGGCAGCCGGGTGATGAACTGTCCGTCAACCTGTTACCCGCCAACCGTATTCACGAAGACCTTCTGCAACTGCGTAAAGCCAAACCTCAGTCTACGATCGCCCATTACCTTGCCCAGCATCTGCCAAAGCGGTTTGCCCAGGCTTACAACGACTTGAATGGCTGGATCGGTTCGCTGCAAGGTTACAAGAACAGTGACCTGGAGCAGGTTGCCACCACGCTCGGGCAGTGGAAAATCAAACCAGCGGGTACTGAGGGTTACCGGACCGCCGAAGTCACACTTGGCGGCGTCGATACCCGTCAGCTGTCCTCCAAGACCATGGCGGTGCTGGAACACCCGAATCTGTTTTTTATCGGCGAGGTGGTGGATGTGACCGGCCACCTTGGCGGCCACAACTTTCAGTGGGCGTGGGCGTCGGGTGTGGCAGCAGGGAATGCTGCCTGAACCAGGATCGGTAAATGACAACGGGTATTGCAGTGTAACATCCGCTTAACCTAAAAAGGCCAAGCTTGGGCGCTATTCACCTTTTCGGGCTTTTTGCGTGTTGACGTCGAAACCCGAAAGTCTGCCCGGGTCAGCGAGCCCACTCTCTGAGGTGACTCAATGCGCATCACTTTTCTGGGAACAGGTGCGGCCGGCGGAGTACCGTTATTCGGTTGCCAATGCTCAGCCTGTGTGATCGCCCATAACAGCCCCGACTATGGGCGCGAGCCCTGCTCGGCATTAATCGAATCCGGGGGTATCCGCATTCTGATTGATGGCGGCCTGATGGACCTGCACAAACGCTTCGGGCCCGGCGAGTTGGATGCCATCCTCCTGACGCATTTTCACCCCGACCACGTGCAGGGGCTGTTTCATCTGCGCTGGGGTAAGGGACCGACCATTCCCGTCTTCATACCCCCAGACCCGGATGGCTGTGCTGATCTTTTCCGTCATCCCGGCATGCTGGAGTTCAGACCTCAGGTGGCGTTTTCCGCATTTCAGGTTGGACCATTGAAAATCACACCTTTGCCTCTGATTCATTCAAAAATCACCTTTGGCTACGCCATTGAGCTTGCAGACGGACCGGCTTTTGCCTATCTCACAGACACCCGTGGCCTGCCGCTGGAAACCGGCGATTTTTTGCGGGCAATGAAACCTGATGGGCTGGCTATCGACTGCTCCTTTCCGCCGTCCGATGAACCAAAAGGTCATAACGACTGGACTATGGCTCTGGACTGCATTGAAGCCGTTAGCCCGGTCCGGACCTGGCTTACCCACATCAGCCATGAACTGGATGACTGGCGCCTGAGCACAAACCCAGACCTGCCCGCCGACATCCGGGTTGCCAGGGACGGAGAGCAAGCGAGTCTGGCACCGGCCGCTGGAAAGCACCCTCATGAATGAAGCCGAGCTGGCGCTGGATACCCGAAGCCTTCTCCGTTTAAACCTCCTCCACGCCTCCGTCAGTTTCACGCTCCTGTCTTAAAACCTTCAACCCGCTGTCATCCAAGCGACACCCAACCGTCACAGCTGCCGAAGACACTGTCTATACAAGTTGCAGACACAAGACGGGAGGCGTCCCATGGAGCCCGAAATTCAGATTCAAGGTTTGTCCAAAACGTTCGGCAAAAGCAGCCGCAACGACAAGGCTCTGAAAAATATCGACCTGAGCATCGAATCTGGCGAGATGGTAGCTCTTATCGGCCCGTCAGGATCCGGCAAGTCGACCCTGCTCCGGCACTTGGCCGGCCTGAGTTGCGGCGACTCGGACAGCGGTGAGATTCGCGTCCTGGGGCAATCGGTTCAGTGCAATGGGCGGCTCTGCTCCGATGCCCGTAAAATTCGGGCCCGGATCGGCTACATCTTTCAGCAGTTCAATCTCGTGGGCCGAATGAAGGTAATGACCAACGTGCTTACCGGCACCCTTGGCCGCGTGCCTGGCTGGCGCGGTTGTCTTGGGCTGTTCAATGCCGAGGAGAGAGCCTTGGCGCTGAAATGTCTGAACCGGGTGGGCATGGACGCCTGGGCGAATCATCGGGCGTCCTGCCTTTCCGGCGGCCAACAACAGCGAGTCGCCATTGCCCGCACCCTGACCCAGAAAGCCGAAGTCATCCTTGCGGATGAACCCATCGCTTCCCTGGATCCTGAATCTGCCCGCCGGGTCATGGAAATTCTCTCCGACATCAACAGCGTAGACGGTCGCACCGTGGTGGTTACCCTCCATCAAGTGGATTACGCCCGTGAGTTTTGCCGCCGCGCCGTGGCACTGAAAGCTGGCGAAGTGGTTTTCGACGGTCCTTCAGAAGAGCTGACCCCCTCACTTCTCGCCAGCATTTACGGCACCACCTCGTTCGATGTCGACGGCGAACCCGTTAAAAGAAGAAATACCCGCGAGCCCGCTAAAGGGTTTGCGCTGGCACCCGCCAGCTGATTCCGAAACCGTTCATGCACTTTAACCAAGAGCCACAAACCAGAGGAAAATAAAGATGTTCAAGCAATGGATCAGTCGCCTGGCCCTCGCTGCTGCCGTCACCGTCAGCGCTACCGGCCTTCAGGCGGAAGAACAGAAAACCCTCAACTTCGGCATCATCTCAACCGAATCTTCCAGCAATCTGAAAAACGTCTGGGACCCCTTCCTTGCAGACATGTCCGAAAAACTGGACATGGAAGTGAAGGGCTTCTTTGCACCGGATTACGCCGGCATCATCCAGGGCATGCGCTTCGACAAGGTAGACATCGCCTGGTACGGCAACAAGTCTGCCATGGAAGCGGTCGATCGTGCCGGTGGTGAAGTTGTTGTGCAGACCGTCGCCGCCGACGGCTCGCCGGGCTACTGGAGCCTGATGATCGTCCACAAGGACAGCACTCACCTGAACAGTGTTGAGGATGTTCTGGCCAACGCGAAAGACCTTACCTTCGGTAACGGTGATCCCAATTCCACTTCCGGTTTCCTGGTGCCCAGCTATTACATCTTTGCGAAAAATGGCGTCAATCCCAAGGAAGCCTTCAAACGCACGCTGAACTCCGGCCATGAAACCAATGCCATGGCAGTTGCCAACAAGCAGGTTGATGTCGCCACCTTCAACACCGAGAGCATGGAGCGGCTGGAGATCAACTTCCCGGAGAAAGCGAAAAATCTGAAAGTGGTCTGGAAATCTCCGCTGATCCCATCCGACCCGATCGTCTGGCGCAAAAACCT
This Marinobacter salinus DNA region includes the following protein-coding sequences:
- a CDS encoding DegV family protein; the protein is MRVGLIVDSACDLPYEFSRKHDLFILPVTAMIDGETYIDEHDPVRTQEFYQQGLLQKGHQAETRAYTADKIHDLFIEKIVTQFDVAICETVTRSRSLIYQNATEAMNSVMANYEKARQAAGRDGKFSMRVIDSKQIFSGQGLLAAHTLKLIEQKLSKNALRHEVETFTDKIYTCVIPRDLHYIRERARKRGDKSVSAVVAFLGKALNITPVIFGQGAEGQPVAKTRSFDVAVEKVMNYAAARVEAGLLTPYVSLSCGLTWTEIEDLPGLNRLRVACESNGVELLLSQMGITSSIYVGPGSLCLALAAEPHSFRDFQ
- a CDS encoding metal-dependent hydrolase, translated to MTISSTPEGVSVQPRHIRFDVKEDLKTFWHGNNAFRTAFFNALSLQFPDGEQQFINAVRLYRDRIEDPKLREEIRGFIGQEALHSREHKHYNEALKARGYDIDAIDRRFVKHMKWVANLPPSRQLAGTCGAEHYTAVLANAILRHPEWMSGATPDMARLWRWHAIEETEHKSVAFDVYRECVGNERLRRVVFLFVSWNFFKYTFLNTCSLLKTDGKLWSLRTWLGGLNFLWGKPGVIRKCLPEFFAYFREGFHPWQHDNRRLLEENLKELESVSQAG
- a CDS encoding acyl-CoA synthetase, with the translated sequence MTSIFDQGLEPVDANYAVQSPIDFIERTASVYPEYPSVVHGAIRYTWGETYERCRRLASALKGRGIGRGDTVAVMLPNIPAMVESHFGVPMIGAVLNTLNVRLDADAIAFMLEHGEAKVVIADREFGQVVKDAVRHLAHKPLIIDVDDPEYGEGVQVSDLDYEAFLQEGDPGFEWGFPDNEWDAISLNYTSGTTGNPKGVVYHHRGAYLNALGNQAVWSMDMHPVYLWTLPMFHCNGWCFPWTITAMAGIHVCLRRVDPEKILQLIRDHQVTHMCGAPIVLNALLNVPESAKAGIDHEVKSMTAGAAPPAQVIDAIEKMGLKVTHTYGLTEVYGPVTVCAWKSEWDKLPLEDRARIKARQGVRYHTLAGTMVGDPNSMEPVPKDGKTIGEIFLRGNTTMKGYLKNPTATEEAFRGGWFHTGDLAVWHEDGYLEIKDRLKDIIISGGENISTIEVEDALYRHPAVLEAAVVARPDEKWGETPCAFVTLKPEAGDVSEEDIINFCRERLARFKVPRTVVFSELPKTSTGKIQKFVLRDQAKELG
- a CDS encoding PAS domain-containing sensor histidine kinase — its product is MMDSPSPTVFSLPDADPQPGIVLDSAARVLEANRAARDLCRIASVADVGDLLPVNSVALVRSALDQSRAIEAVESSISTRILLWTFIPDHVSGQVLVRARDATSDVRMQQDATRSNRLYRLITENTTDLISRHAPDGTFIDATPASWRLLGYWPEELRGKPLEDIFQGNSVAQQLMETRNRLRDNGYATMTVEIVHRDSSKRWFEISSRAIRETYTGAVIEVISVTRDITARVESEKSNRRLADELAHAARLATMGELASSIAHEMNQPLATIVNFASASQRYLKNARSNPDCLERVDDGLHKIVHHANRASEVIKRLRAFLRKGQKRTAPISLNDLVTNVSHLCQWEAEKNGVQITEKLAGCAPIITADPVLLEQVLINLIRNGIEANVESREGRNDNKPSTIVIRTCVTEARETLIEVTDEGPGLDDQGIRQMFQPFYTSKPQGLGLGLSMSRSIIEGFGGFLDACPAREGGLSLICRFPATFCNKNKAAKPTETDPND
- a CDS encoding response regulator transcription factor, with product MTDHPAPETTTVYVVDDDAGMLESTQWLLESVGLQVKAYSDGRKFLDAITGRNLGCVVLDVRMPGLGGLNVQEELQKRGLNLPIIFVSGHADVPIVVRAFKSGAFDFIEKPFNEQLLLDSVQQALQEHHQIKGQQQGNVETENLLGTLTRRERDVFLPLAQGFTSREIADQLDVSVKTIDLYRARVMKRLGAERLPDVTGMAVAAGLLDPLNLRNEP
- a CDS encoding PLP-dependent aminotransferase family protein yields the protein MGVLYNQVADQLQALIKEGVYRDGDRLPGVRMLSRQYGVSISTVLQAHQTLEGRGYLEARERKGYFVRLPALDAPEPVMQKHRTRPVPVTAREMTLDLCADEKKRMVPLATAIPHPDYLPLRQIQKSTLWAARRGLETLDYAFPGKESFRRQIAQRMATLGVPITPDDVLATNGAQEAIILALRAVTQPGDIVAVESPSFPGILQALEVVGLRVIEIPTHPSEGLSLDGLQMALEQWPLKACVVVTNHSNPMGARMPDERKKQLVSMLAAAAVPLIEDDIYGDLNHTGDRPRPAKAFDRTDNVIYCSSFSKTISPGLRLGWMVPGRYMAGARQHKYFVNLATSSIPQLAVAHFLEQGSYDRYLRSARQHYRECSERMRAAVARAFPEHTAVSRPQGGFVLWVQLPDGVSGTEVFQRARAENINVAPGLMFSTTDKYDNCLRLNSANPWTERIEQAVARLGALAHEVQGAAD